The Algoriphagus sp. TR-M9 genome has a window encoding:
- a CDS encoding PorP/SprF family type IX secretion system membrane protein: protein MRTFFRILSIAFLVLTLIGVEKLSAQQLPQFSQYIFNGLHVNPGYAGYKGEPYIQSTYRSQWINFPGAPETFTVTADLAANEGTMGFGVSFLSDNLGPAKTTGGLLTYAYRIQTGSKSFLGLGVSAGFSQYSIDGSMLDPNDYPDSEIPDGRINLTTPNLNTGLFFHNDRFYAGFSMYNMIGKKSLEREDVALAYHDFHYYLTAGYLFDLGKAVKFKPSFLIKEVKGAPTNYDLNAMFLFYERIWVGGSYRSNLKLWNDNLEENLSKRNAVAAIVEIFATERLRIGYAYDHNLNVLSNYRNNSHELSVGYYLIPRKAVMKNQRWF, encoded by the coding sequence ATGAGAACGTTTTTCAGGATTTTGAGTATTGCATTTTTGGTTTTGACCCTAATAGGTGTTGAAAAGTTAAGTGCCCAACAGCTTCCGCAGTTCAGTCAGTATATATTCAACGGATTGCATGTAAACCCGGGCTATGCGGGCTACAAGGGAGAGCCGTATATCCAGAGCACGTACCGCAGCCAGTGGATCAATTTTCCTGGAGCACCTGAGACGTTCACGGTTACCGCGGACCTGGCAGCTAACGAGGGCACGATGGGTTTTGGGGTATCGTTTTTGAGCGACAACCTGGGTCCTGCGAAGACGACTGGAGGGCTTTTGACGTACGCCTACCGTATCCAGACAGGGTCGAAGAGCTTTTTGGGTCTTGGAGTGAGTGCGGGATTCAGCCAGTACTCTATAGACGGGAGCATGCTGGATCCGAACGACTATCCGGACAGCGAGATTCCTGACGGGCGGATCAACCTGACGACTCCGAACCTGAACACAGGTCTGTTCTTCCACAACGACCGTTTCTATGCGGGTTTCAGTATGTACAACATGATCGGCAAGAAGTCCCTGGAGCGTGAGGATGTTGCGCTGGCCTACCACGATTTCCACTACTACCTGACAGCAGGTTACCTGTTTGACCTGGGCAAGGCAGTGAAGTTCAAGCCGAGCTTTTTGATCAAGGAAGTAAAAGGAGCGCCGACGAACTACGACCTGAACGCGATGTTCCTGTTCTACGAGCGGATCTGGGTTGGAGGCAGCTACCGCAGCAACCTGAAGCTGTGGAACGACAACCTGGAGGAGAACCTGAGCAAGCGGAACGCAGTGGCGGCGATCGTGGAGATTTTCGCGACCGAGCGTCTGCGTATCGGCTATGCGTATGACCATAACCTGAACGTGCTGAGCAACTACCGTAACAACTCCCACGAGCTTTCAGTAGGTTACTATCTGATTCCTAGAAAAGCAGTAATGAAAAACCAAAGATGGTTCTGA
- a CDS encoding OmpA family protein, whose amino-acid sequence MKKTLTLLSITAAMVFGSLGTAEAQKSKLRYADQQMELMNYQHALEVYEEAYAKKPTYGTSKKIAEAQDILRDYDSSYAWWKTTVGYEEADYGDYAQYLRSAQLSGNMEEAAGMLSEKGVDADSVPGVPELLTVASKRKVKLEPAEGLNSEGSDFGLSKDGKGNSYFVSDRGGSYPSEMPGLRIDGRNQYFSEEKNDFTDREYFSVYRRDSTGTISEVVSNVPDTYNFSDPSYDKEQGVLFYSVTRGIKKVKKENQITVQPEIYYSRLNQDGVLEGFTPVPFNDSIGYAVMNPFVDGEAQRLYFTSDMPGGQGGYDLYYSEYDGEMNFGPPVNLGPEINTEGNESHAFRREDKFYFSSTGHQGAGGMDVFQADYTPSQFSNVQNMGIPVNSLADDFAYRIIEGEDGKTETYLSSNRKGGMGLDDIYTIQDVYKQFLARVIDCEGVVITDSYLATLRDKTQNGNVETQRNGKGELTAELEPESDFGIVISKPGYFSISDESITTKGFEGDTVRREYTLTPIPYQLPVYVDIVYYDLDKFVIREDAKPALDKLGEIMGEYPFLDLIVASHTDSRASDEYNITLSNNRAKAVTEYMAQHNITADRIRLEWFGEQELVNDCGNGIPCSEDAHQLNRRSELTLEAFPDPSRQYEIPESFQDMDFCDPEAIFEAIQKELEAIPTIYFDFDKSMLRSVHKKELERTAIMLKKMPNLMLYIEGHTDQRGSEEYNQPLSERRAEAVKRYLLDRGVEEGRMEETWFGETRPVNDCNELTCTEAMHQLNRRTELRVGKSSYTYSGRKKKVDVL is encoded by the coding sequence ATGAAAAAGACACTAACACTACTCAGTATTACAGCAGCGATGGTCTTTGGATCACTGGGAACCGCCGAGGCACAGAAGAGCAAGCTCCGGTACGCCGACCAGCAGATGGAGCTGATGAACTACCAGCATGCGCTGGAAGTGTACGAAGAAGCCTACGCGAAGAAGCCCACGTACGGGACGTCAAAGAAGATCGCCGAGGCACAGGACATATTACGTGACTACGACAGTTCTTATGCCTGGTGGAAGACCACAGTAGGGTATGAAGAAGCCGACTACGGTGACTATGCGCAATACCTCCGATCAGCCCAGCTGAGCGGGAATATGGAAGAGGCCGCTGGAATGCTTTCCGAGAAAGGAGTGGATGCAGACAGTGTTCCGGGAGTTCCGGAGCTGCTGACCGTGGCGAGTAAGCGAAAAGTGAAGCTGGAGCCCGCCGAAGGGCTGAACTCCGAAGGCTCGGACTTCGGGCTGTCCAAGGACGGCAAGGGGAACAGCTACTTTGTCTCCGACAGAGGGGGCAGCTACCCGAGTGAGATGCCCGGCCTGCGGATAGACGGCCGGAACCAATACTTCAGCGAAGAGAAGAACGACTTCACCGACCGGGAATACTTCAGCGTGTACCGCAGGGACAGTACCGGCACCATCAGCGAAGTGGTTTCCAACGTACCGGACACGTACAATTTTTCCGACCCCAGCTACGACAAGGAGCAGGGCGTGCTGTTCTACTCGGTGACCAGGGGGATAAAGAAAGTAAAGAAAGAGAACCAGATCACCGTCCAGCCCGAGATCTATTACAGCAGGCTGAACCAGGACGGTGTGCTGGAAGGCTTTACGCCGGTACCGTTCAACGACTCGATCGGCTATGCGGTGATGAACCCCTTTGTGGACGGCGAGGCGCAACGGCTGTACTTCACCTCCGACATGCCCGGGGGCCAGGGGGGCTATGACCTGTACTATTCAGAATATGACGGAGAGATGAACTTCGGTCCCCCTGTTAACCTGGGCCCGGAGATCAATACCGAAGGCAATGAATCCCATGCCTTCCGGAGGGAGGACAAGTTTTACTTCAGCTCCACCGGCCACCAGGGAGCCGGAGGGATGGACGTGTTCCAGGCCGACTACACCCCGAGCCAGTTCAGCAATGTGCAGAACATGGGCATCCCGGTGAACTCCCTGGCCGATGACTTTGCCTATAGGATCATCGAAGGGGAAGACGGCAAGACCGAGACCTACCTGTCCTCCAACCGGAAAGGGGGAATGGGGCTGGATGACATCTATACGATCCAGGACGTGTACAAGCAGTTTCTGGCGCGTGTGATCGACTGCGAAGGCGTGGTGATCACCGACAGCTACCTGGCGACCCTGAGGGACAAGACCCAGAACGGCAACGTAGAGACCCAAAGAAACGGCAAGGGAGAGCTGACGGCCGAACTGGAGCCGGAGAGTGACTTCGGTATAGTGATCAGCAAGCCGGGGTACTTCAGCATCAGCGACGAGAGCATCACGACCAAGGGCTTCGAAGGGGACACAGTGCGTAGAGAGTACACCCTGACACCTATCCCTTACCAGCTTCCGGTGTATGTGGACATCGTGTACTATGACCTGGACAAGTTTGTGATCCGCGAGGATGCGAAGCCAGCCCTGGACAAGCTGGGCGAGATCATGGGGGAATATCCGTTCCTGGACCTGATCGTCGCCTCCCATACCGACTCCAGAGCGAGTGACGAATACAACATTACCCTGTCCAACAATAGGGCGAAAGCAGTGACCGAATACATGGCACAGCACAACATCACCGCCGACCGTATCCGTCTGGAATGGTTCGGGGAGCAGGAACTGGTGAACGACTGCGGCAACGGCATTCCGTGCAGCGAAGATGCGCACCAGCTGAACAGAAGATCTGAACTGACCCTGGAGGCCTTCCCGGACCCGAGCAGGCAGTATGAGATCCCTGAGAGCTTCCAGGACATGGACTTCTGTGATCCGGAGGCGATCTTTGAGGCGATCCAAAAAGAACTGGAGGCGATCCCAACGATCTACTTCGACTTTGACAAGAGCATGCTGCGGAGCGTGCACAAGAAGGAGCTGGAGCGCACAGCGATCATGCTGAAGAAGATGCCGAACCTGATGCTGTACATCGAGGGGCATACCGACCAGCGTGGATCCGAAGAGTACA